From the Psilocybe cubensis strain MGC-MH-2018 chromosome 9, whole genome shotgun sequence genome, one window contains:
- a CDS encoding Cyclochlorotine biosynthesis protein O, whose product MKHTYLRFLAPASGVINYYPRLFNLSSEESMLYQGHPTPEITAAWDKITDDVRPMRIPMEWLSLVNTEDNETLVKFSEEDGGGAMASVGVLHQLHCVNLLRKATYPMYYKDDRFFTVPAEELRGHLDHCIELLRQTISCAGDVTVLTYRWKGDKPHPNFDKIHQCRRFDAIYNWAVQNAVHVPSDHIVRNKTSRSPN is encoded by the exons ATGAAACATACTTATTTACGCTTTTTAGCGCCCGCATCTGGTGTTATAAACTACTACCCACGTCTCTTCAATCTATCATCAGAAGAGTCTATGCTTTACCAGGGGCACCCAACACCGGAGATTACTGCAGCTTGGGACAAGATAACAGATGACG TGCGCCCTATGAGAATCCCGATGGAATGGTTGTCATTGGTTAACACTGAAGACAATGAAACTTTGGTAAAATTCTCTGAAGAAGACGGCGGCGGTGCCATGGCCTCAGTCGGGGTTCTCCATCAGCTTCATTGTGTA AATTTACTGCGCAAAGCAACGTACCCGATGTATTACAAGGATGACCGCTTCTTTACAGTACCAGCGGAGGAACTCAGAGGACACCTAG ATCATTGCATTGAATTGCTTCGACAAACCATATCGTGTGCTGGGGATGTTACTGTACTCACATACAGATGGAAGGGCGATAAACCTCACCCAAATTTTGACAAGATACACCAATGCCGTCGTTTCGACGCTATTTACAATTGGGCAGTTCAGAATGCCGTTCACGTTCCATCCGATCACATTGTCAGGAATAAAACCAGTAGAAGTCCCAATTAG